A region of Silurus meridionalis isolate SWU-2019-XX chromosome 15, ASM1480568v1, whole genome shotgun sequence DNA encodes the following proteins:
- the lipia gene encoding lipase member H isoform X4: MMFRVHCLLTALTITSFNICKGEECEQITDLDLKHSIIGTPLTVRLILYTRENATCGKLLSNNDPFATPTFKPYRPCTFLIHGYRPTGSPPVWMHTMVKTMLNRSDVNAIVVDWNRGATNINYFQVVKNTRPVADIITQFIQKANVPLSSIHMIGISLGAHISGFTGANFNGSIGRITALDPAGPSFRGNSPDERLDPTDAQFVDALHTDMDAFGYRDSLGHIDYYANGGSDQPGCPKTILSGSKYFKCDHQRSVFLYLDSMNDSRQITAYPCSDYSDFLDGKCLNCKRFNSSGCPVFGYDVIEWKEVLLRLGQTTTFFTTNKEAPFCKSGYQVEIVSWNLEVRWGTITITLQNSTQEIQTQINHKSFQFQQFTKTTLFAQFERDVDSVEKITLKYVTSNVLTPRYKLRILRFRLTPLKKGLRPMCRYDLLLEENKDVTFRPIPCHHSNF, from the exons ATG ATGTTCAGGGTCCACTGTTTACTCACAGCGCTGACCATCACATCATTCAACATATGCAAAG GTGAGGAGTGTGAGCAGATTACTGATCTGGATCTGAAACACTCTATAATCGGTACTCCTCTGACGGTTCGTTTGATTCTCTACACACGTGAAAACGCCACCTGTGGGAAGTTGCTCTCCAACAATGACCCATTTGCCACGCCCACTTTTAAGCCTTACCGCCCCTGCACCTTCCTCATCCACGGCTACCGGCCCACCGGATCCCCCCCTGTCTGGATGCACACAATGGTAAAGACCATGTTGAACAGGAGTGACGTCAACGCCATCGTAGTGGACTGGAACCGTGGAGCAACCAACATCAACTACTTCCAGGTGGTGAAGAACACACGCCCCGTCGCTGACATCATCACACAATTCAtacag AAAGCAAATGTGCCTCTCAGTTCCATTCACATGATTGGTATAAGTTTAGGAGCTCACATCTCCGGCTTCACTGGTGCAAATTTTAATGGATCCATCGGTAGGATAACAG CTCTGGACCCGGCCGGTCCGTCGTTCCGGGGCAATTCTCCAGATGAGCGCTTGGATCCGACTGATGCTCAGTTTGTTGACGCTCTGCACACAGACATGGACG CGTTTGGATATCGAGATTCACTCGGACACATCGATTATTACGCAAACGGAGGATCTGATCAGCCGGGATGTCCCAAGACCATCCTCTCAG gttcaaaatattttaaatgtgatcATCAGCGCTCTGTGTTTCTGTATTTGGACTCGATGAATGATTCTCGTCAGATCACAGCGTATCCATGTTCTGATTACTCGGACTTTCTGGatggaaaatgtttaaactgcaAGCGCTTTAACTCCTCTGGCTGTCCAGTGTTTG GTTACGATGTGATCGAGTGGAAGGAGGTTCTGCTGCGACTCGGACAGACGACGACATTTTTCACCACAAACAAAGAAGCTCCATTCTGCA AAAGTGGATATCAGGTGGAGATCGTAAGCTGGAACTTGGAGGTGCGATGGggcaccatcaccatcacactacaGAACAGCACACAGGAGATACAGACTCAGATTAACCA TAAGTCGTTTCAGTTCCAGCAGTTCACCAAGACCACGTTATTTGCGCAGTTCGAGCGAGATGTCGATTCTGTGGAGAAAATCACACTGAAGTATGTGACTTCAAACGTCCTGACACCTCGCTATAAACTCCGCATTCTCCGCTTCCGCCTGACTCCACTGAAGAAAGGACTgag ACCAATGTGTCGTTACGATCTCCTGCTGGAGGAAAACAAAGACGTTACTTTCAGACCCATTCCCTGTCATCACTCAAACTTCTGA
- the lipia gene encoding lipase member H isoform X2 — MHDGSSVFQMFRVHCLLTALTITSFNICKGEECEQITDLDLKHSIIGTPLTVRLILYTRENATCGKLLSNNDPFATPTFKPYRPCTFLIHGYRPTGSPPVWMHTMVKTMLNRSDVNAIVVDWNRGATNINYFQVVKNTRPVADIITQFIQKANVPLSSIHMIGISLGAHISGFTGANFNGSIGRITALDPAGPSFRGNSPDERLDPTDAQFVDALHTDMDAFGYRDSLGHIDYYANGGSDQPGCPKTILSGSKYFKCDHQRSVFLYLDSMNDSRQITAYPCSDYSDFLDGKCLNCKRFNSSGCPVFGYDVIEWKEVLLRLGQTTTFFTTNKEAPFCKSGYQVEIVSWNLEVRWGTITITLQNSTQEIQTQINHKSFQFQQFTKTTLFAQFERDVDSVEKITLKYVTSNVLTPRYKLRILRFRLTPLKKGLRPMCRYDLLLEENKDVTFRPIPCHHSNF; from the exons at GCATGATGGATCTTCTGTCTTTCAGATGTTCAGGGTCCACTGTTTACTCACAGCGCTGACCATCACATCATTCAACATATGCAAAG GTGAGGAGTGTGAGCAGATTACTGATCTGGATCTGAAACACTCTATAATCGGTACTCCTCTGACGGTTCGTTTGATTCTCTACACACGTGAAAACGCCACCTGTGGGAAGTTGCTCTCCAACAATGACCCATTTGCCACGCCCACTTTTAAGCCTTACCGCCCCTGCACCTTCCTCATCCACGGCTACCGGCCCACCGGATCCCCCCCTGTCTGGATGCACACAATGGTAAAGACCATGTTGAACAGGAGTGACGTCAACGCCATCGTAGTGGACTGGAACCGTGGAGCAACCAACATCAACTACTTCCAGGTGGTGAAGAACACACGCCCCGTCGCTGACATCATCACACAATTCAtacag AAAGCAAATGTGCCTCTCAGTTCCATTCACATGATTGGTATAAGTTTAGGAGCTCACATCTCCGGCTTCACTGGTGCAAATTTTAATGGATCCATCGGTAGGATAACAG CTCTGGACCCGGCCGGTCCGTCGTTCCGGGGCAATTCTCCAGATGAGCGCTTGGATCCGACTGATGCTCAGTTTGTTGACGCTCTGCACACAGACATGGACG CGTTTGGATATCGAGATTCACTCGGACACATCGATTATTACGCAAACGGAGGATCTGATCAGCCGGGATGTCCCAAGACCATCCTCTCAG gttcaaaatattttaaatgtgatcATCAGCGCTCTGTGTTTCTGTATTTGGACTCGATGAATGATTCTCGTCAGATCACAGCGTATCCATGTTCTGATTACTCGGACTTTCTGGatggaaaatgtttaaactgcaAGCGCTTTAACTCCTCTGGCTGTCCAGTGTTTG GTTACGATGTGATCGAGTGGAAGGAGGTTCTGCTGCGACTCGGACAGACGACGACATTTTTCACCACAAACAAAGAAGCTCCATTCTGCA AAAGTGGATATCAGGTGGAGATCGTAAGCTGGAACTTGGAGGTGCGATGGggcaccatcaccatcacactacaGAACAGCACACAGGAGATACAGACTCAGATTAACCA TAAGTCGTTTCAGTTCCAGCAGTTCACCAAGACCACGTTATTTGCGCAGTTCGAGCGAGATGTCGATTCTGTGGAGAAAATCACACTGAAGTATGTGACTTCAAACGTCCTGACACCTCGCTATAAACTCCGCATTCTCCGCTTCCGCCTGACTCCACTGAAGAAAGGACTgag ACCAATGTGTCGTTACGATCTCCTGCTGGAGGAAAACAAAGACGTTACTTTCAGACCCATTCCCTGTCATCACTCAAACTTCTGA
- the lipia gene encoding lipase member H isoform X5: MFRVHCLLTALTITSFNICKGEECEQITDLDLKHSIIGTPLTVRLILYTRENATCGKLLSNNDPFATPTFKPYRPCTFLIHGYRPTGSPPVWMHTMVKTMLNRSDVNAIVVDWNRGATNINYFQVVKNTRPVADIITQFIQKANVPLSSIHMIGISLGAHISGFTGANFNGSIGRITALDPAGPSFRGNSPDERLDPTDAQFVDALHTDMDAFGYRDSLGHIDYYANGGSDQPGCPKTILSGSKYFKCDHQRSVFLYLDSMNDSRQITAYPCSDYSDFLDGKCLNCKRFNSSGCPVFGYDVIEWKEVLLRLGQTTTFFTTNKEAPFCKSGYQVEIVSWNLEVRWGTITITLQNSTQEIQTQINHKSFQFQQFTKTTLFAQFERDVDSVEKITLKYVTSNVLTPRYKLRILRFRLTPLKKGLRPMCRYDLLLEENKDVTFRPIPCHHSNF, encoded by the exons ATGTTCAGGGTCCACTGTTTACTCACAGCGCTGACCATCACATCATTCAACATATGCAAAG GTGAGGAGTGTGAGCAGATTACTGATCTGGATCTGAAACACTCTATAATCGGTACTCCTCTGACGGTTCGTTTGATTCTCTACACACGTGAAAACGCCACCTGTGGGAAGTTGCTCTCCAACAATGACCCATTTGCCACGCCCACTTTTAAGCCTTACCGCCCCTGCACCTTCCTCATCCACGGCTACCGGCCCACCGGATCCCCCCCTGTCTGGATGCACACAATGGTAAAGACCATGTTGAACAGGAGTGACGTCAACGCCATCGTAGTGGACTGGAACCGTGGAGCAACCAACATCAACTACTTCCAGGTGGTGAAGAACACACGCCCCGTCGCTGACATCATCACACAATTCAtacag AAAGCAAATGTGCCTCTCAGTTCCATTCACATGATTGGTATAAGTTTAGGAGCTCACATCTCCGGCTTCACTGGTGCAAATTTTAATGGATCCATCGGTAGGATAACAG CTCTGGACCCGGCCGGTCCGTCGTTCCGGGGCAATTCTCCAGATGAGCGCTTGGATCCGACTGATGCTCAGTTTGTTGACGCTCTGCACACAGACATGGACG CGTTTGGATATCGAGATTCACTCGGACACATCGATTATTACGCAAACGGAGGATCTGATCAGCCGGGATGTCCCAAGACCATCCTCTCAG gttcaaaatattttaaatgtgatcATCAGCGCTCTGTGTTTCTGTATTTGGACTCGATGAATGATTCTCGTCAGATCACAGCGTATCCATGTTCTGATTACTCGGACTTTCTGGatggaaaatgtttaaactgcaAGCGCTTTAACTCCTCTGGCTGTCCAGTGTTTG GTTACGATGTGATCGAGTGGAAGGAGGTTCTGCTGCGACTCGGACAGACGACGACATTTTTCACCACAAACAAAGAAGCTCCATTCTGCA AAAGTGGATATCAGGTGGAGATCGTAAGCTGGAACTTGGAGGTGCGATGGggcaccatcaccatcacactacaGAACAGCACACAGGAGATACAGACTCAGATTAACCA TAAGTCGTTTCAGTTCCAGCAGTTCACCAAGACCACGTTATTTGCGCAGTTCGAGCGAGATGTCGATTCTGTGGAGAAAATCACACTGAAGTATGTGACTTCAAACGTCCTGACACCTCGCTATAAACTCCGCATTCTCCGCTTCCGCCTGACTCCACTGAAGAAAGGACTgag ACCAATGTGTCGTTACGATCTCCTGCTGGAGGAAAACAAAGACGTTACTTTCAGACCCATTCCCTGTCATCACTCAAACTTCTGA
- the si:dkey-71d15.2 gene encoding SH3 domain-containing kinase-binding protein 1 isoform X2, with protein MSDEVWDRLSETLQEPKLLSLQFLQNSTEVAGEPSDPKADFPSKPEVSPSPEVFIESCNSSSPTVPRSSDSSLSHPKPRLIAHGPPTLQKLNVELQDMREELELLKTQHKREIKLLMNELDEEKKLRLSLQLEVERLKKHMSK; from the exons GATGAAGTGTGGGATCGTCTGAGTGAAACACTACAGGAACCCAAACTGTTGTCCCTCCAGTTCCTCCAAAACAGTACAGAGGTGGCTGGAGAACCTTCa GACCCTAAAGCAGATTTTCCTTCAAAACCAGAAGTCTCTCCATCTCCAGAGGTTTTTATTGAATCCTGTAACTCCTCTTCGCCAACCGTCCCCAGATCCTCCGATTCGTCCCTGTCGCATCCTAAACCCCGCCTCATTGCTCATGGTCCTCCAACTTTACAGAAACTCAACGTGGAGCTTCAAGACATGAGAGAGGAGCTGGAGCTGCTGAAGACTCAGCACAA GAGAGAAATTAAACTGCTGATGAATGAGTTAgatgaagaaaagaaattgcGACTTTCACTGCAG CTTGAGGTGGAGCGTCTTAAGAAGCACATGTCCAAATGA